From Oryzias latipes chromosome 3, ASM223467v1:
aaatgatgtaatgatttttaaattttgttacAGTTGTAAAAATGAGCTAAACTTTAAAACGTGTCAACACGTTTTACacctaatttttgtttttgaccggTTTGGTTGTTGGAATGGAGGACTGACAAGTctaaagaaacacttttttcttcttcaaaataaCAAATTATTCTAATAAACATAATTCTGTACATTATTTGCCAACAGCCGATCTAACTGCTGTCGTTAAAATTAGGTCTGATGATCAAAATCTCCTTATAACATTATTTAAATCCATAAAGAAGATGCAACCCAAATGCTGGTTATTCCTAACaaatatttctgtttcaaactgtattaatgacatttttagaTGAAAGAATAATAGATTAGactttgcattttcaaaattagTGAATTTAAATCAGAATACAGTGTTTACTGCTATGAAAAGGCAAACCACACATCCAGCTACAGTTGTCCTGATTCatgttttttgtattgtttatcCAGCAGCAGGCGTTTCCAGGTGTTTCACTCTCCTGAGGGGTGTCTCCACGACAACGCCGCTCTGCCAGGGCGTCCCCGGGGCCGTTTGGAAGCTGGGGAAGCTGAACCATATTGCCATCGCTGTGCCCGACATGGAGAGGGCCACAGCTCTTTACCGTGACGTGCTCGGGGCAACAGTAAGCGACAAGGTGCCCCTTCCTGAGCACGGGGTGTACACTGTGTTTGTGGAGCTTGGCAACACAAAGCTGGAACTGCTCCATCCTTTGGGGGACAAGAGCCCCATCTCTGGTTTCCTGCAGAAGAACAAGTCTGGAGGGATGCATCACATTTGCATCGAGGTGAGAGGTATTAGACAATAGGTCATTCAGGTGGCACCCATAGCTATACAACCATGATGATGACAAATTGCTTTGGTAGGAGGTATGTTTGCGTGTCAGTAGCAGAAAGAATAGGCGTGACCTGATGAAAATGACACACCTGAATGGAATTTTCTGTTACAGCATCGAAAAAGGATTTTCCTTCCTGACTGATAATCGTAGAATTACACACACAAGTCCTTTAATGGTTTTTCAAATGAGCCTTTCTCGAACATCAACATATTTTACCTAATCTCCCAGCGTTGGGTGAATAGAAAGAAAACCCCAAATGTTCCAAAGTTTTATGTGAAAAGTCTGGatcaaaatatttcttaaaaatcGATGTAACAGAAAGAATAATTACTAAAAATATAGATCTCTTACATTAGAGTCGGTAGACTtatagaaaaacaaacctcaaaTTGTTCCTATCTTCGTTTAAATGTTTGTCCTCCTCTTGTGTTATCTACATGCATTATTTCTCACttcaactaaataaaaaatatttgaataaatgtttcatCTAAATTATACATCAGTTTAAGATGAAGCAATAAGTTTTCTTcaccccaaacacacctgcctCAATCAAAACCACATCTTAGGTAGTGACTTCTGTTTTGGTCACGTTGATTTTTAAGGGCTTGTCAAGCAGGATAatgttgtggttttgttttgcagcGGTAGGACTGGATGACGTGGGAGTCCTAAAATCTACCATAAGCATTTCCGTGTAGCAAAGACGTGTGAAAGCATGAGAGGGCAAAAAGTTTGACTAAAACTGAGTCACTTTACGGGACCGGAAcactaaacaaaaaagtaaataaacacaCAGCACCAACTctgtttcttaaaaaagaaaagaaactaatCGAGAGTTTTGAGTCTAAACTCAAAGGAAATTCACTTGCAGAACCTTTGGAGAGTTGTGGACATAAATAACAAGAGTTACTTAGGTCTGCTGTATTTTTCCCACTTTAATTCGGTATTTTATTTgagcttccatccatccacccttccatccatccatccacccacccgtacatccaaccatccatccacccatacatccacccacccatacatcc
This genomic window contains:
- the mcee gene encoding methylmalonyl-CoA epimerase, mitochondrial isoform X1 — translated: MASAMLKVAAAGVSRCFTLLRGVSTTTPLCQGVPGAVWKLGKLNHIAIAVPDMERATALYRDVLGATVSDKVPLPEHGVYTVFVELGNTKLELLHPLGDKSPISGFLQKNKSGGMHHICIEVDDIKAAVADMKAKNIRTLSAEPRIGAHGKPVMFLHPKDCDGVLVELEEA
- the mcee gene encoding methylmalonyl-CoA epimerase, mitochondrial isoform X2, coding for MASAMLKVAAGVSRCFTLLRGVSTTTPLCQGVPGAVWKLGKLNHIAIAVPDMERATALYRDVLGATVSDKVPLPEHGVYTVFVELGNTKLELLHPLGDKSPISGFLQKNKSGGMHHICIEVDDIKAAVADMKAKNIRTLSAEPRIGAHGKPVMFLHPKDCDGVLVELEEA